The nucleotide window ACCAACAAAAATATTCTGCCACAGGAAAACTGTTAAGAATTACAATGAGGTACAAGCCAAAATAGAAATGAGCTAATTCTCCCCTATCTCTCTTGGCCTCCTATTGCAAACAGGAGCTAAGAGTCCCCCAAAAATTCCTTCATCAGGAAAAACAGCTATGACTTTGAGCCCACACACAAACGAAAGTTCTGCTCAGAAAGAAGTgctatttttagttgtttttcaaatgaaaactatGCTAAGCCGCAAACCTCAGTCTCCTCTGTTCCGTTTAGCTTTCCTTAACACTATTGGCAAATGTTTCTATGTGGGAGAGAGGTGAGCTTCATACCTgaaatttcttcttgtttttcccctttcacaTCAGTCTGAAAATCAATCAGTCTGCCTTCACATAGTACAGGGAACAAGTGCCAAGATCTGGGTATCTGAAGGGCCCATTCACAGAATATGTGAACTCTCAATGTCTGCATGATGCACCTGCTTTTAgctcttttaattattttaagaagaGTGTGAAAACTTATcaagggaaaaaattaatgaaatgagaAGGATGCAGCGCACTCCCACCCAGCACATTTCTTCCCATCCTGTGACCTTCCTTCTCAGTGGCCATTCGTCTCAGAGGCTTTGCAGGGGACGTCACACAAGACTTTAAACATTTCTCTGGGAATTACAGTGAACTATCCTCATCCAAGTATCTAGATGCAGTTTAACATCTGACTAAATTCAGGATAAATTCAGTTTATCCTTAATTTATAGGCTAATTTTGTCTCCTGTCCACTGGTTGGCACACCCCTTGGGGAGTGGAAGACAAGGGGGCAGAAAACAAGGGGGCAGGTCCCCAGCACTGATGTTCCTCGAGCTCCACACAGGCAGGTGTGTGAATCCAGTCACAGGTCCAGAGCTGCCCTTACTAGTCCCTAGCAAGAAGTTGCAGCGTTGTGTCTCCCCTTCGGTGTTTTGCTCATCTTAAGGTGAAAATTATTGGCTCTCTACCTGTGTGTCCCATCACTCAGGCTCACTTTGCCTGACGCACTTGCCCTTGTCACCCTTCCCCGCCCACCTCACCTTCCTTTCAGTCTTCTTCACAGTTACTTTATTGCCTTTCccacctccttttcctccctgccaGTGCTAACCCTGTGAGCAGCATTCTCTTTGCCACTGTCCCATGCCAGAGCATCCCAGTGGTGTGCCTGGTCggtgggtggtggtggagggaggAGGATGTGTTGCTGGGCACAGCCCTTCTGGGCTGTTTGCCAGCCATCAGGGTTAGAGTAGAACTATGTTAGTAAAAGTCAAGGCAGCACAGCAGGCAGCGGCAGCAGCCCTGACTGGGGCTGGCACAGGGGGataagcagcacagctctgcctggggctgCACCACAGACCACCTCTGCAAACACTCCCAGCCTTCGGGCATGAGGGAGCATCTTGGGGCCACTGAGGAAGCTCAGGCTGGCTGCAGCGCCGGGGCCAGGCTTGCACACACTGGCAGGGCTGGCACTTGCCCACGCTGCCTCTGGGCACAGCCACCCGCTACGATCCCTTCGCTACCACCGTCAGAAACCCAGTTAATAAACCCAGGGTTAGCAATGGGACTGGTAATTAACTGAGGATCTGGTTCCTAAAACTAACAGTACACAatttgtctttcttcttttcagttcctAAATTTATCCTCATGGCTGTCAACCCCCCGGTCACCGATAGTAAGTCTTCTGTCAAACAGAACGATGGTATGTACCATCAAAAAAAATACGGTTTTCTGCTCTCTCTTGTCTTTGATTGGAATAGGATGTTTTCCCACTGCAGAGCTTGGTCTGAGGGGGGTGGGATGAGGTAGCCGAAACCCTGCTgaggcagctgctcctcccctCAGAGGGCAGCCTGatgggctgggagcaggatggGACCCGTGAGCACGGTCCTGCTCTCACAGCAACACTGCGAAAGGAGTGACCCGTCCAAACGCACAACCAGCTGCTGTCTTCTGACTTTGGTTGAACCGTGGGAAAAGTAGAAGTGAAACTGCAGTTGTTTCAGGGTGAAGAGTCTTTTAAGAGTTATGCCAACACCTGCTCTTCTTAAAGGCAACAAAATTAATGATGTGGTTAAAGTGTATTTGCTGCCATTAATAACGGGAGTGTACTGCAAGGACTGGGCTGGGAAGTTCATTTGAGAGCTGTGAAGCTtaatgaagtaaaattatttcagaaaccTTAACAGGAATAGGCAAGGTGTAAtagattcttttaaataaatttgctGTTTTCTAGATAGTCAGTATTTTCAATACTTTATTTATactttatttcaatatttattttctttatcaaCCGTTGTTTGGTTTAATGTTCTGCAAGGTCCCTATGGCACAGCACTGGCCTGCCTGTGTTTTAGGTGGACTTGTTAGCTTAAAAGTTCTTGGGTGAATATCAGTTTAGTAGCTTCATCATCTATGATATGATTGAATTTGCTTTGCCTCCTCGTGTCACAGGTGTTGACCTTGATCCAAAGGAATCAAGACTTCCAAAGAAAGAGGGAATTATTGTTAGCAGCTCCTTGGCTACATTTGCATACATTAGAGGTAGGAGAATGAAGCTGAGATTGTTTGGTTCATTAGATCATGGCATTTTGGGAAAAGGGAAGATCACCTCAGAACGTCACAACTGGTAATCCCTTGTTTATAGTAACAATATTATTACAATGTAATCAAAGTCTTGTGGATGGGACAATCACAGCATAATTGTTATTTATAGAATATTTTCCATCTTGAAGGATCCAAACACTTTTAGAGACTGCAGCcaagatattttttaatgaatattttcaaTGGGGACTGTTGGTTGTTAAGTATTTTTGAAAACCTAGTCCTGATCTGGGAGCAGCACTGGAGACATCTATTTCTGGAAATGTTGGTTTGCATACATATAAGGATCATCAAggagcagtaaaaaaaaaaaacaaaaccaaaacaaaaaaaaacccagcccaaaTCCAGCTGTCTCTGGTATGGGACATGGCAGGTTTTTTGACTTAGTATCACTAAGGCAAATTTTGTTTAGGCAAATAAATCACCAGATCTCGAACACCACGGAAGTCACAAATTTTGGAAGTGAGCAAAGACTGATGCTGAGAAGTGATTCTGGAGCTAAGATTGCTGCTCTTCTAGAAGACACCAAGAACCACGCAACTGTCGAGCATCATCCCACAGCAGTTGCAAGGGCTTCCCCCACCAGCACAAAGGGTGGCCGCAGCCTGCCGTCACCGGAGACAGActgtccctgccagcagcacccggCTGCCCCCAGCAGCTCTCCCCAAAACCGCCAGGCCCCACCGCCCTTGAGACCTCCTTGCAACACCCTGAGCAGCCAGGGTTGGCTTTTACAACCCACTGAGAAAGGCTGTTTCCACATCTGTCTCACTTGTTGCTATACTGAGAAGTGATCTCAGACTAtgtcaaggaagaaaaatgttccttACCCAGCCTGGCCTGGAGATGCTGCCATGGCTCTGTGGAGCCCAGAGTTGCTCTTCCCATGCCCCCTCTTCATGAGGGTAAGGCCCATTTTGGCAGgatggctggaaaaaaaaaaataaaggcatgcTTCTGGTAGCTGGTTGAGAGTGCTAGTAAGTTGCTAATAAAAAGATGGGATAATGTTTTTTTTATAATGTTACTAAGAGGCTGGGATTTTTGCACAGTAATTTGAAGAGGCAGAGACAACAGCATTCAGACTGCAAGTGCAGGGTGgtttcagtgacagaaaaagcctccccccactcccccaagCACACCGCACTCTTATGGCTACATAATGCAGGGCACTTTGGAAATGGCAGCTGACTTTTTTTGTAGGTAGGCTTTGGCAGAGTTTGTAAAGTGTTTAAGCACTGGCTTTCTGATTTCAGATCACCCTGAAAGAGCTGCTCTCCTGTTTGTGTCCAGCGTTTGCGTGGGATTAATCTTCACGCTGTGTGCTTTGGTGATCTGCGTGCCGTGCTCGAATGACCTCCAGAAATTGCACAGAAAGAAGGAGCAGTTGGTGCCAGAAAGTGACAGAGCATACGAGAACAGtgaaaatgaggaggaggaggaggattccTCTGATTCAGACATCCAGGATGAGAGAGTGGGACTTTACAGACCTTCTTACCCAGGTTATAATTCAACAGAGGCAGCAGAACTGGCCGAAAGGATAGAGCGCAGGGAGCAGATCATACAAGAAATTTGGATGAACAGTGGTTTGGATATGACACCTCCTAGAAATATgaatacattttatattaatGAACAATAAATGGCTTATTTTGGATGACACCctacccttttttttaaaaaaagaaatgtacctTCTGTGAAGGAACATTTGTATCAATGCATATAATTATTTGTAAAGTAAGAAGAAATATATGCAATAAAAGGAGAGTTTCAAACCCTTGACTGTCtgtaaatgattctgtgaaaaacatcTACAAGCTTTCATAGTTTTAAGTTATGTTATGGATGACTTTTCACTGTAATTTGGGATCAACTGCCATATGCAGGTTaaggaatattaaaaaagaaatatttaagcagcATAATATGGAGAAACACCTTCTTCATTAGGGTATGGCACTTGTAACCAGTTGGTGTGTTGCAGCTTGCAAATCACATAAGAACGTGCTCTAGTGATGAGAAATATGAGTATTATTAATAACATGAGCAGGACAAAGCAAACACAGGTTCTTGAagctttcctgctgttttcttaacCCAACATTTCCCTAATAAATCCCATTGCTCTGGTAACAGTGATCCTGACTACAAGGGGGTTAAATTCTGCTCACTTGAGTCCGGTTGAGGCAGTTACTTAAGAAAAGAGAAGGGTCCCTCTCTGGGCTGGGAGGTCTGGAAACTAATTTGCCcagcatttcagtgaaaattttcaTGGTTTGAGAATTAGTTTCCTTAGCAGCAGTCCTCTTGATTGTAATGCAACAGCACCTGAAGTCAGGCACACTTCGGTGTAGAGAGATTTCACAGTACTTCTCCAAGTCTAccccttcttttttaaagcaCATAGCCACCAGATAAGGCCAGCCCCAGGAAGACAAGCACTGCTGAAGCATGGACATAAGGGCAAAAATCAATCTGCATTCGAGACCTTCAGTGGCCTGTTGTTAAGGAAAAGGTCACCATCCAACCATCAGAAGATGCCTGTCCAAGATGTAATTCTACCATTACCCATGCTGGCAAATTTTGTGAAGCGCAAGCTTGAAAATGGTTGCTTTTATAAAAGACTCTTGAAGTTGACACATACTAAGAACACTTACTTCCTAAGTGAAATGCTGTGTTGATTTTTCTGATATTAAATCATCATTTAGAGACAGCACTTGATTGAAGGTTATattctcagaatttttttgtaAGTTTGCAATCTTCACTTGAAAATTCAGACTAGTCAGATTTGGTTTCAGTCagacagaaaattaaatcagaaatgtATCTAAGTTGAAAACACAACCTTCCTGTCTTTAAATAGAATGTCTCCAATATTTTAACTGCAGTCCATAGGGAATTTACTgaacaaagggaggaaaaatgtcACTTCCTATTGGTAATACTTCATGAGTCCATTGTGCTTTCCCACTCAGATGCTGTGCGTCTAGGTAGAGTGAAGTAGTATGAaacacttggaaagaaaaaaagtgacatgACTTGTCATTTCCTACTTATACAAAGTTGGATTAAGCATGGGAAAACTTTAAAGGGAGGAAGGGGGCTTGCTCAAATGACTAAGGCGCAATCCCATGCTCAGCTGGAAAAATCTTAGCAGCAATTAGCATCCTATCAGCGGAAGGAAGAGAGGCTGAGGAGATGGACGGCAAGCTGAGGTCACCGTGGCACTGGGAAACTGCATGAAATGGTTGGCGCAGCCCAGGGGCCTGGCCGCACGCCCGCTGGGCCTCGACTCTCCCACTTTCCAATAGAAAGTCATCACAGCCTGTGCCACTGCATGATATTGATGAATAGGTTTGGTCTGGAAAACCCTGTGCCTTTGTTCCGAGGGTGGAAGAAGGCAGGTTTTCCTTTTGCTGGCCCTGTGGGTAAGTGTGGGACAGCTCTGGTCAGGAGCTGGTTTCTTCTTCCTGACTCATGGGGGCAGGTGCCACCCATTTCCCTGTCAGAAAGAAAGGAGACTGATCTACATCCCAACAATTCCCCCTGCTGACAGACCATACTAGTAACAACATGGAGCCTCTTCCTCCTACGAGGAGGCTGTCGTTCATCTGCAGGCTAGGCTCCAACGCACAGGGCTGAGGGCAGGGGTTCCTGGGGGCTGTCTCTTCCCCAGCGCAGGGTCCTGCTCCGGCTGTCTCCCCAAAATGCTGAGCCCCAGCGAAACTTCCTTCTGAAAAGCCTGGGACCCACAGGCCAGCTGATCTCCAGCTGATCTATTTTTAGAAGTTACCTGTCCAGCAGTTAATGTTTTAATTCACTaaaattgctgtattttctttcctcattttttatcTGTAAGCTTGCATGGGGTTTTAGTCCTGAAGCTGACATCAAACAACACCTGGGAGTTAGTCTTTCCACCAGACTTTCACTTTGCTGAAGCCTATGTACAATTAGCATGTCCTAGGGGTGGCCACAGAATCACACATGGATGAGGTTGGAAGGTGtctctggatgtcatctggtccaacccctcctgctcaagcagggccacctacagcaggttgcccaggagcCTGTCCAGgcggcttttgaatatctccagagatggagactccacagtctctctgggcaacctgtgccagtgctcggtcaccctcacagtaaaaaagtgtttcctgatgttcagagggaaacttctgtgtttcagtttgtgcccgttgcctctggtcctgtcactgggaaCCATAGGTCCTTTCCCTGTTGTTTTGTTCGCTTCCTCCATGCATGTCTTCCATCTGATAGGCCTGCTTTGGGGTTCCCAGCTGAAAACAAGAGTGTTCGTTCCTGGTGATGAAGCATCCAAAGTGGCAGCAGATCAGCAGAAAGCAGTTTGCAACTTACAGGTTAGTCCCTTCCTTGGAGCAAAACTGCAAAATACTTCACTTTTCCCAAATCCCAGCACTCTCATCTACTTTTACAatcctggagggaaaaaaaatcctttgtactAAAGTGAAGATTACCGATTTACTTTTCTGTTACCTTTGCACAGTCACCTGTAAATGACTTAACAGACCTGATACCCTCCTGattttcctccctgcctgccgcCACAAGCTGCACATGGGCAGTAAAAGATTTCTGCAGGTGCCAGAGAAGAGCCTGCTTCCCAATATGGATCCTTACACAGCCTCTGGGAAtgtgtttttgtgaagaaaaaacaagtgcTTAATAATGCATGCCTGTTTAAATGCATCCTCAGACATGGTGACAAAGCCCTATCGCAAACCCCAGCACCAGGAATAACTCAGCAGGGCAGGAAAAGCAGCTTTTGCTCCAGACTGGGAGGTCAAGCTTCACTCAGGAGCTGTTCCCTTGATAGAACTGCTTGTAGTCTGAGTTTGGGTtgctattttattctttttgcatAAACTTTCCAAGTCTAGTTGGGGAAAGCTATCAAGTAGTGGTTCACCTTGTTCCCAAATATTCACAGCAGTCTGAAAGTTAGAATGAAAACAAGCAAGTAAAAACCTGAGAAATGAACattgaattattttaatctttctgaaGAGACATCCTCTGCAGAAAAAGCATCCAGCATAGAAACCAGAAAATTAATGGGGAGCATACTTACCTGACCCAAGCCCACGCAAATCATGATTTTATGGGAAAACACAGCATATGCCAATTAAAGAGAAACGGTGTGTACAgtgagccaggctcttttcaatGGCCAGTCTGCCTTACTGGGACAGCAGCAATGGTGAGAAGCAATTGGATTTGACTGGTTATTAGAGGGATGTGTAAACTGAAAAAACAAGAAGCAGGAATGCTGTAGCCTGTATCTACTTCATTTCCAGGCTAAGGGCAGAAATATCGTTGAGGAGGGTGCCATAGGGCAGCAGCAACGCTATGGAGAGGCCATTCAGGGCTAGCAGCAGGATGAAGTTTCAGCAGTAAAATCCCTGCAGCTGCCCAGAAGAGCAGcctaagaagaaaatattaaaaggagaACTTGAAGGTTGTTTGGCCATAACTATTAGGTTCATGCTACATGCATGGCTGGGGGAATGACGTGCATTTGAAAATCATATGACCCAGCATTAACACCTAAACCTGCTGGAAGGCAATGTGCAATGCTGCTGTGGCTGTTTTAACTCTCCACTCCCTCCTTTAAAATAACCCAGAGTTTACCACCAGGAATCCCTGGGTGAGGTTCCAGGAAGCAGTAAATAAATCCTTCTGAAACGCACACCTTTTATCGGCAGCCACTCAGGTGTGGCACCTAACACTTGTGTGACACCGCGGCCAAAAATCCCTGGTGTCACCCTATGatttcacaggaggcagctgtgATCAGCGGGACagtgtgctggtgctgggggtggcagggaaggaagggcggcagggctggggacaagcTGTGGTGAGGGCAGAGCCTGGAGCAACCTGGGAAAGCAAAACTGTTCACCTGTGAGCAAGGTGCGAAGGAGCGGAACCAGGTGTGGAAAACATCCAGTTGGTTTCATCTGCACGCTGGGAAGCCTGTGGGATAAATGACCACAGATGGGCTTTCTTGCAAGATGCATGGCTGAGCGATGGAGCATTCAAACATGAGCCAAGTAGGGGATTTCATGTCACCTATGATGTCATCTGCAGTGGGTTTTCTTGGGCTCCCGAAGCCCACCCAGACCCTGTGAAGCAAACAGGGGTCACTCTCCATTGAGCTTTGGAGTGAGCCTGGAAAGACACCACCAAGGTGGCAGCTCTGTTGTCCTCAGAGGAGACGTGGGTTTGGGTGCCAGAGAGCTGAATTCCAGCTCAGGAGcatgaaagaaacacagagacCCTGCCAAGGAGCACAGCTCAGCCCCGCTGTGTTTGCAGCATGCAGAGCCCTACGCCAGCACGCCGTACTGCCCAGGCCTGTGCCAAAATACCCCGTCTGCTGGTGCACCTCACCCCACGGTTTCAGCAGTGCTGAGGGTGcttcctgctctgctgccaaGTGTCACTTTCAGTAATGAAGAGAAAGtggggctcctgccagcccccgaGCACTGCCACCCCAACAGACCCCCTGGGTGGCTGCCCCACAGTGGTCACCCTCGGTCCAGGCACTCTGAGATGCCCCTGGCAAACCAAGTTCTCCAGGGATCTCCTTCAGCACGTTAGGGGACTGATTTGTTTTCTCGTGTTCTCATTTcggcaagaaaagaaaaagcagcccCAACATGTAGATGGCCTAGCACTGTAGTAAAAAACTCCTTTTCCAGCACTGTAGAAAATGTCAGGACTTGTGGCTTCCGTGGAGAAAGAGACAAATCCTAGCTTGATGTTACAAACTACTCTGGTGACATCCTGGTTACAGTCTCGGTAGATATCAGATGCCGGGAATGTGCCTTCAAACACACAGGGCACCTGAGAAATATGCATCCAGGGGGCTGTGGAATGCACACTAATAGTGCCTATCCATTAACAATCCCTGAGGCAGAGTAATTATGGCTGTAGAGAATCGCCAGCGTGCTGGCTGCGGGGTGAGCACTGACTCAGCCTTATACAACTCCCCAGAATCTAAGACTGTTGCATTTTTAAGACCATGTATTTTTAAGACCTGAAGACATGACGATAATACCCAGTTGCTCTTCTGGGGTAGAAAGAGCTTGAAAGTGGCAGCCAGAGCTCACACCTTCTTCATGCAATAGAGTCAAGCAGCCAGGAGATAAAAATCCATAGGAAACCTTGGTAGGTCCAGTCACAATGGAGCTGCCTgttggttctttttcttttgaaaaatcaggACCCTGAGCAACATAGTTCAGTTTTGAAGCTGGATCTGTTTCAGAACCAGGACCTGCTTCAAGTGCATGGTAGGACCAGCAGCCCTCAAGAGGTCCGCCCAACCTAAATTGTTTTTATAAGCCTGTAACCAGCTCTAACCACAGCTGGAAGCCAGCCTTCAGAGCTGCAACCACCCTGCTCTCCAGCCTTTTGGTTGCATTGCAACTCCACCACCCTGCTGATCTATCTGCAGCAAAATTTAAAATGGGATTTCCAAAAAAGTCCCTCATCAGGAAAGAGGTGAAATGTCCTTTTCTGAATGAGGCCGCAGGGAGAGGCAGGAAGAAACAGAGCTGCAAACTCACAACTGACCACTGTGCTGGGGACAATTATAGGTTGAATCCTTAAACTGCTGGAGCTGTTGCTTGGGtgaaagacaaagcagaggcAGTATGAAACCTCACAGCACTTACACAGCAGTGCCCCCAGATCCTTACACAGTGCATGAGTGGCAGCTGTATGCTgatcatcagggaaaaaaaatccccacacaaCAGTTTTCAACTACAATATTGTAAGTACTTGGCCGTATTACTCAGCCCTTGCTGAGACCTGCTCTCACAAACACAACCCTTGGAATAAAACAAtgattatctttttaattttccttgagGAAGTGCCAGATTTCC belongs to Strix uralensis isolate ZFMK-TIS-50842 chromosome 2, bStrUra1, whole genome shotgun sequence and includes:
- the EVA1C gene encoding protein eva-1 homolog C isoform X2, yielding MCSTQEPETRMTEPINCVAPTSLQKVLDECQNLRSCQLLVNSRVFGPDLCPGTTKFLLVSFKCKPTEYKTKSACENQELKLHCQESKFLIIYSATYGRWAHEENVCSTEVEHVPRFDCVSYTALEVLSKRCYGKQRCKIVVTSRDFGSPCLPGVTKYLNVSYACVPKFILMAVNPPVTDSKSSVKQNDGVDLDPKESRLPKKEGIIVSSSLATFAYIRDHPERAALLFVSSVCVGLIFTLCALVICVPCSNDLQKLHRKKEQLVPESDRAYENSENEEEEEDSSDSDIQDERVGLYRPSYPGYNSTEAAELAERIERREQIIQEIWMNSGLDMTPPRNMNTFYINEQ